In Streptococcus parasuis, the following proteins share a genomic window:
- a CDS encoding prolyl-tRNA synthetase associated domain-containing protein, producing MENLVFNKLAELGIDYEFIEHPAALTTEDADRFIEGLEGVRTKSMFLTNKKKTAFYLLIMDDQKQLDMKHFRDLVGANRIRMASSDSLMEKMHLPAGVVSIFGLLHNIEKDIQVYFDKEILAQPILTFHPNVNTKTIFVKTKDVLRFVEEIGFSVHIVEL from the coding sequence ATGGAAAACCTTGTTTTTAATAAACTGGCAGAATTAGGAATTGATTACGAGTTTATTGAGCACCCAGCTGCTTTGACCACAGAAGATGCGGATCGCTTTATTGAAGGATTAGAAGGAGTTCGCACCAAGTCTATGTTTCTGACAAACAAAAAGAAAACAGCTTTCTATTTGTTGATCATGGATGACCAGAAACAGTTAGATATGAAGCACTTTCGTGATTTGGTTGGAGCCAATCGTATTCGGATGGCTTCTAGTGATAGTTTGATGGAAAAGATGCATTTGCCAGCTGGAGTGGTCTCTATTTTTGGTTTGTTGCATAATATTGAAAAGGATATTCAAGTCTATTTTGACAAAGAAATTTTAGCTCAACCCATACTAACTTTTCATCCAAATGTGAATACCAAAACAATTTTTGTCAAGACTAAGGATGTTTTACGTTTTGTTGAGGAAATTGGTTTTTCAGTCCATATCGTTGAATTGTGA
- a CDS encoding putative RNA methyltransferase gives MTKHPRFSNSDQFFACPHCGQALGLDLNSLRCPNRHTFDIAKQGYVNLAPQVKQSANYHKSSFENRQAFLEAGYYDHLYEALEGKIAELGLQSVLDIGCGEGFYSRKLAEKMDLDILAFDISKDSILLAARSDSTKSVKWFVGDLTKLPIQDKTIDGILDIFSPANYQEFARVLKVGGAILKLVPGPNHLKELRHLAKDQLRKESYDNRDIVEHFKAYVGQVEEVFVSRTLSISVDHAQVLADMTPLFFQVDQSRLDLKQLTEITIEGVLLVGWK, from the coding sequence ATGACCAAACATCCACGTTTTAGCAATAGCGACCAATTTTTCGCCTGTCCACATTGTGGGCAGGCTCTTGGTCTTGACCTCAACAGCCTCCGCTGCCCCAACCGCCATACCTTCGACATCGCCAAGCAGGGCTACGTCAATCTGGCACCCCAGGTCAAGCAGTCTGCCAACTACCACAAGTCTAGCTTTGAAAATCGCCAGGCCTTTTTAGAGGCAGGCTATTACGATCATCTCTACGAGGCTTTGGAGGGGAAAATAGCAGAGCTGGGTTTGCAGTCAGTCTTGGACATCGGCTGTGGAGAGGGCTTTTATTCCCGCAAATTAGCCGAGAAAATGGACTTGGACATTCTTGCTTTTGATATTTCTAAGGATTCCATACTCCTAGCAGCCAGATCTGACAGTACCAAGTCAGTCAAATGGTTTGTCGGAGACTTGACCAAGTTACCGATTCAAGACAAGACCATTGACGGCATCTTGGACATCTTTTCCCCAGCCAATTATCAGGAGTTTGCCAGAGTATTGAAAGTTGGTGGGGCTATTCTCAAACTGGTCCCAGGCCCCAATCACCTCAAGGAGCTCCGCCATTTAGCCAAAGACCAACTCCGCAAGGAGTCCTATGATAACCGTGATATAGTGGAGCATTTTAAGGCTTATGTGGGACAGGTTGAAGAGGTCTTTGTCAGTCGTACCCTGTCGATTTCTGTCGATCATGCTCAAGTATTGGCAGATATGACCCCCCTCTTTTTCCAAGTGGACCAGTCTAGGCTGGACTTAAAGCAGTTGACTGAAATTACCATTGAAGGTGTGCTCTTGGTTGGCTGGAAGTGA
- a CDS encoding alpha/beta hydrolase, giving the protein MAIMKIEYHSEVLDMSRQVNVLYPDRNRVENPDDKDIPVLYLLHGMGGNHDSWLNRSTIERLVRYTNLIVVMVNTDKGWYTNTTYGMNYYDAFAIELPQILKRFFPNMSNQREKNFIAGLSMGGYGAFKLALGTNRFSYAASLSGALQFDFDNPASASLGNMAYWQGVFGDISDTKNPNSLLEMVKQSDKKTKFYVWCGEEDFLFDGHQKAVDALKNAGLDIEASVGPGKHEWYYWNQQIEKVLSWLPIDFELEERLS; this is encoded by the coding sequence ATGGCTATTATGAAAATAGAATATCACTCGGAAGTATTGGATATGTCTAGGCAGGTCAATGTCCTTTATCCAGACCGGAATCGGGTTGAAAATCCAGATGATAAAGACATTCCTGTTTTGTATCTCCTACATGGAATGGGAGGGAACCACGACTCTTGGCTCAATCGGTCGACAATTGAACGACTGGTTCGCTATACCAATCTCATTGTTGTTATGGTCAATACAGATAAGGGCTGGTATACCAATACTACTTATGGTATGAATTACTATGACGCCTTTGCGATTGAATTGCCTCAGATTTTGAAACGCTTCTTCCCAAATATGTCTAATCAGCGCGAAAAGAACTTTATAGCTGGTTTGTCAATGGGTGGTTATGGTGCTTTTAAATTGGCACTGGGGACAAATCGTTTTTCTTACGCAGCATCCTTGTCAGGAGCTCTCCAGTTTGATTTTGACAATCCCGCCTCAGCGTCCTTGGGAAATATGGCCTACTGGCAGGGAGTCTTTGGGGATATTTCTGACACAAAAAATCCAAATAGCTTGCTAGAAATGGTCAAACAATCGGATAAAAAAACAAAGTTCTATGTCTGGTGTGGGGAAGAAGATTTTCTCTTTGATGGCCATCAAAAGGCGGTTGATGCTTTAAAAAATGCGGGTTTGGATATTGAAGCAAGTGTTGGTCCTGGCAAACACGAATGGTATTATTGGAACCAGCAGATTGAAAAGGTTTTATCCTGGTTACCAATTGATTTTGAATTAGAAGAAAGATTATCTTAA
- the trpX gene encoding tryptophan ABC transporter substrate-binding protein has translation MKNKNLLATIIALTVMVVAALFLTQKEQNNSTNSTEKVKIGVLQFVTHDSLDEIYKGIKAGLEEGGYTTTENLSIDFMNAEGDQSQVQTMSKKLVDNGNELLIGIATPAAQGLANATTELPIIMGAVTDPVGANLVTDLKNPDGNITGVSDQTPVADTVSLIKEITPDAKTIGVLYSSNEDNSKIQVAEFKAAAEEAGYTVLEYAVASSNELASTVEVASSKVDALFTPVDNTVASAFSTVVSVANKSKTPIFTSVADMVEGGGIASVTLSQYDLGVATGKMAAKILDGANPADTPVQIFNEGTVVVNQKVAKELGITLSDDVINQASKVIE, from the coding sequence ATGAAAAATAAGAATTTACTTGCTACAATTATTGCCCTTACTGTGATGGTGGTTGCTGCCTTGTTTTTGACGCAAAAAGAACAGAACAATTCAACGAATAGCACAGAAAAAGTTAAAATTGGGGTCCTCCAATTTGTGACGCATGATTCACTAGACGAAATTTACAAGGGAATCAAAGCAGGACTTGAAGAAGGTGGCTATACAACAACTGAGAATCTCTCTATTGATTTTATGAATGCAGAAGGTGATCAGTCACAGGTTCAAACCATGAGTAAAAAATTGGTGGACAATGGCAATGAGCTATTGATTGGTATTGCGACACCTGCTGCACAGGGATTAGCAAACGCTACGACAGAATTACCTATCATCATGGGGGCTGTAACAGATCCTGTTGGGGCTAACTTGGTAACTGACTTGAAAAATCCTGATGGAAATATTACAGGGGTATCTGACCAAACACCAGTAGCAGATACTGTTTCTCTGATTAAAGAAATTACACCAGATGCAAAAACAATCGGTGTTCTTTACTCCTCAAACGAAGACAATTCAAAAATTCAAGTTGCTGAATTTAAGGCAGCAGCAGAAGAGGCTGGCTATACAGTTCTTGAATATGCAGTTGCATCAAGCAATGAATTGGCTTCTACTGTGGAGGTGGCAAGCAGCAAGGTAGACGCCCTCTTTACCCCAGTAGATAATACGGTTGCATCTGCATTTTCAACAGTTGTTTCTGTGGCGAATAAAAGCAAAACGCCGATTTTCACAAGCGTAGCAGACATGGTCGAAGGCGGTGGTATCGCATCTGTTACCCTCAGTCAATATGATTTGGGTGTTGCAACTGGTAAAATGGCTGCAAAAATTCTTGATGGTGCGAATCCAGCGGATACACCTGTACAAATTTTTAATGAAGGAACCGTTGTCGTTAACCAAAAAGTTGCTAAAGAATTAGGAATTACCTTGTCAGATGATGTGATCAATCAGGCAAGTAAAGTTATTGAATAA
- a CDS encoding ABC transporter permease, which yields MIVSTVSQALLWAVLGLGIFVTFRILNFPDMTTEGSFPLGGAVAVTLLTQGVHPVLATLAAVLAGCMAGLVTGLLYTKGKIPTLLAGILVMSSCHSVILFIMGRANLGLLNTNRLQDLLPFSDQVNSLLLGLGSVALVIAALMFFLYTKLGQAFIATGDNPDMARSFGIHTSRMELLGLVLSNGIIALAGALIAQQEGYADVSRGIGVIVVGMASLIIGEVLYGNLTMLERLLAIAVGAIFYQFLILGVISLGINTSYLRIFSAMILAICLMVPELKNKVLKGASLSR from the coding sequence ATGATTGTATCAACAGTTTCACAAGCTCTTTTATGGGCTGTACTTGGTTTAGGAATATTCGTCACGTTTAGAATATTGAATTTTCCAGATATGACGACCGAAGGCTCTTTTCCTCTAGGAGGAGCAGTTGCTGTTACCTTGCTCACTCAGGGAGTTCATCCTGTTTTGGCAACTTTGGCAGCTGTTTTGGCAGGGTGCATGGCAGGATTAGTTACGGGCTTGCTATATACCAAGGGGAAAATCCCCACGCTTTTGGCTGGTATATTAGTGATGTCCTCCTGCCATTCTGTTATATTATTTATCATGGGTCGTGCTAATTTGGGCTTGTTGAATACGAATCGTTTACAAGATTTACTTCCTTTTTCTGATCAGGTCAATAGCTTGTTGTTAGGTTTGGGAAGTGTTGCCTTAGTGATTGCAGCTTTGATGTTCTTCCTATATACAAAACTTGGACAAGCTTTTATCGCGACAGGGGACAATCCAGATATGGCGCGTAGTTTTGGTATCCACACCAGCAGAATGGAATTGCTCGGTTTAGTACTTTCAAACGGGATTATTGCTCTTGCTGGAGCCTTAATTGCACAACAGGAAGGCTATGCGGATGTTTCTCGCGGTATTGGTGTCATTGTGGTCGGAATGGCTAGTCTCATCATAGGTGAAGTTCTATATGGAAATCTGACCATGCTGGAGCGATTATTGGCCATTGCTGTAGGAGCTATCTTTTATCAATTCTTAATTCTCGGTGTTATTTCACTAGGAATCAATACTAGCTACCTTCGTATCTTCTCTGCTATGATTTTGGCAATCTGTCTCATGGTTCCCGAGTTGAAAAATAAAGTGTTGAAAGGAGCTAGTTTGTCAAGATGA
- a CDS encoding M57 family metalloprotease yields the protein MNIIKSIIWWIWRTFWGLVWLSMVVITCGLGLLFYFQKDAAPQMLQTLAQEVQLMVNGQSEVSLEEGVDTIKHLTTDTVNTADHGRWESNTATIYIETQNPTFVAAYQTAIANWNATGTFTFVVTTDPSQADIIATEMNDGNTQAAGEANSTTNLLTNYYSSVTVRLNSYYLLNEQYGYDMDRIVHTAEHELGHAIGLDHEDNQTSVMESAGSNHGIQQADIDAVVQLYTTY from the coding sequence ATGAATATTATTAAAAGTATTATTTGGTGGATTTGGCGAACGTTTTGGGGCTTAGTTTGGTTATCAATGGTGGTCATCACCTGTGGTTTGGGATTGCTGTTCTATTTTCAAAAAGATGCGGCCCCTCAAATGCTTCAAACATTGGCACAAGAAGTTCAATTGATGGTCAATGGACAATCAGAGGTATCTTTAGAAGAAGGTGTTGATACCATTAAACACCTCACAACTGATACGGTGAATACAGCCGATCATGGCCGTTGGGAAAGTAATACTGCGACCATTTATATCGAAACCCAGAATCCAACATTTGTTGCTGCCTATCAGACGGCTATTGCAAATTGGAATGCCACGGGTACCTTCACATTTGTTGTGACGACTGATCCGAGTCAGGCCGATATTATCGCAACTGAGATGAATGATGGAAATACGCAGGCAGCAGGCGAAGCCAATTCAACAACGAACTTACTTACGAATTATTATAGTTCAGTAACGGTTCGCTTAAATAGTTATTATTTGTTAAATGAACAATATGGTTATGATATGGATCGGATTGTTCACACAGCTGAACACGAATTAGGACACGCGATTGGTCTAGACCATGAAGATAATCAGACATCTGTCATGGAGTCAGCGGGTTCCAATCATGGTATTCAGCAGGCAGATATTGATGCAGTTGTCCAGCTTTATACTACGTATTGA
- a CDS encoding ABC-F family ATP-binding cassette domain-containing protein yields MIILSGNKIERSFAGEVLFNNINIQVDERDRIALVGKNGAGKSTLLKILVGEEAATSGEISTKRDLSLSYLAQDSRFQSENTIYDEMLHVFDDLRTTEKRLRGMEEQMGSLSGNELDQLMKTYDSLSEEFRLAGGFNYEADIRAILNGFKFDQTMWDMKISELSGGQNTRLALAKMLLENPELLVLDEPTNHLDIDTIAWLENYLVHYKGALIIVSHDRYFLDKVATVTLDLTKHSLDRYVGNYSQFVELKEQKLQTELQNYEKQQKEIAKLEDFVQKNIVRASTTKRAQARRKQLEKIERLDKPTTGQKSANMTFQSDKTSGNIVLTVENAAVGYDGDILSQPISIDQRKLDAIAIVGPNGIGKTTLLKSIIGALPFIKGEAKLGANVEVGYYDQTQSALTPSNTVLEELWSAFPTTPEVEIRNRLGAFLFSGDDVKKSVSMLSGGEKARLLLAKLSMENNNFLILDEPTNHLDIDSKEVLENALIDFDGTLLFVSHDRYFINRVATKVLEISETGSTLYLGDYDYYLEKKAELEAEALPEQIETANQSTGAMDYQAQKENLKEQRKLARRIEQIEVEIETIENRLSELNQAMLETNDIGSLTDYQKEIDQLTNQQDSLMEEWEDLSEQLG; encoded by the coding sequence ATGATTATTCTAAGCGGAAACAAGATTGAGCGCTCTTTTGCGGGCGAAGTTTTATTTAACAATATCAACATTCAAGTAGATGAACGGGATCGGATTGCCCTTGTCGGAAAAAATGGCGCAGGCAAGTCCACCTTGCTAAAAATCCTTGTCGGAGAAGAAGCAGCGACTAGCGGTGAGATTTCTACCAAACGGGATTTATCCCTTTCTTATCTGGCGCAGGACAGTCGATTCCAGTCGGAAAATACCATTTACGATGAAATGCTCCATGTCTTTGACGACTTGCGGACGACAGAAAAACGTCTACGTGGTATGGAAGAGCAAATGGGCAGTCTGTCTGGCAATGAACTCGACCAGCTGATGAAGACCTATGATAGTCTGTCGGAAGAATTTCGTCTGGCTGGTGGCTTTAACTATGAGGCAGACATCCGTGCTATTTTGAATGGTTTTAAGTTTGACCAGACCATGTGGGATATGAAAATCTCTGAGCTCTCTGGTGGGCAGAATACTCGTCTTGCACTGGCAAAAATGTTGCTTGAAAACCCGGAATTATTGGTGCTGGATGAGCCAACCAACCATCTGGACATTGACACGATTGCCTGGCTGGAAAACTACCTAGTACATTACAAAGGAGCCTTGATCATTGTCAGCCATGACCGCTATTTCTTAGATAAGGTAGCAACGGTCACTCTGGATTTGACCAAGCATTCCTTGGATCGCTATGTGGGCAATTATTCTCAGTTTGTTGAGCTCAAAGAACAGAAGCTGCAGACCGAGTTGCAAAACTATGAGAAACAACAAAAGGAAATTGCCAAGTTAGAAGACTTTGTCCAAAAAAATATTGTCCGTGCTTCGACCACCAAGCGTGCCCAAGCTAGACGCAAGCAGTTGGAGAAGATAGAGCGACTGGACAAGCCAACAACTGGTCAGAAGTCTGCCAACATGACTTTCCAGTCGGACAAGACTTCTGGCAATATCGTCTTGACAGTGGAAAATGCTGCGGTGGGTTACGATGGAGACATTCTCTCTCAGCCTATTTCCATTGACCAACGAAAGCTGGATGCCATTGCTATAGTTGGTCCCAATGGAATCGGAAAAACAACCCTGCTCAAATCCATCATCGGAGCTCTGCCATTTATCAAAGGGGAAGCCAAGCTAGGTGCCAATGTGGAAGTGGGCTACTATGACCAGACCCAGTCGGCACTGACGCCCTCCAACACGGTCTTGGAGGAGCTCTGGTCAGCCTTTCCGACCACACCTGAAGTGGAAATCCGCAACCGCCTTGGAGCCTTTCTCTTCTCAGGTGATGATGTCAAAAAGTCCGTCTCCATGCTGTCTGGTGGGGAAAAAGCCCGCCTGCTCCTCGCCAAGCTGTCCATGGAAAACAACAACTTCCTCATCCTTGATGAGCCGACCAACCACTTGGATATCGACAGCAAAGAGGTCTTGGAAAATGCCCTCATCGACTTTGATGGCACCCTGCTTTTTGTCAGCCACGACCGCTATTTCATCAACCGCGTCGCCACCAAGGTACTGGAAATCTCGGAAACTGGCTCCACGCTCTATTTGGGCGACTATGATTATTATTTGGAGAAAAAGGCAGAGCTGGAAGCAGAAGCCCTGCCTGAACAGATAGAAACGGCTAACCAATCAACCGGAGCCATGGATTACCAAGCCCAAAAGGAAAATCTAAAAGAGCAACGCAAATTGGCCCGCCGCATCGAGCAAATCGAGGTAGAAATCGAGACTATTGAGAACCGCTTGAGTGAGCTCAACCAAGCCATGCTAGAAACCAATGACATTGGTTCGTTGACCGATTATCAAAAAGAAATTGACCAACTGACAAACCAACAAGATAGCCTCATGGAAGAATGGGAAGACTTATCGGAACAGCTTGGCTAG
- a CDS encoding ribonuclease J has product MSTIKIMALGGVRENGKNLYIAEVNEHIFVLDAGAKYPENEQLGVDVVVPNFEYLEENKHRVAGVFLSHGHADAIGALPYLLEKVKVPVFGSHLTIELAKLIVKNNNATKKFNDFHVINEKTEIDFGDSVVSFFQTTHSIPESLGVVIKTDQGNIVYTGDFKFDQAADKFYKTDFSRLAEIGNEGVLALLSDSANADSSEQGASMHEAREEILNTIADWDGRIIVAAVASNIVRIQQIFDAAEKTGRRIVLTGHDVENIVRTAIQLKKLHLVSEKLLVKPKDIAKYEDHELIILETGRMGEPLNGLRKMAIGRHRYVEIKDGDLVYIVTTPSISKEAVVARVENLVYKAGGVVQSIAKKLRVSGHGNSRDLQLMMNIMKPKYLFPIQGEYRQLEAHAKAALEIGMYPENIIIVKRGDVMSFEDGDFVHNGAVPSGDVMIDGNAIGDVGNIVLRDRKILSEDGIFIVAITVNRREKKIISKAKVNTRGFVYVKKSKDILRESSELVNATVENYFTKDSFDWTELKTAVRDDLAKFLFEQTKRRPAILPVIMEVK; this is encoded by the coding sequence ATGAGCACAATTAAAATTATGGCTCTTGGTGGTGTTCGGGAAAATGGGAAAAACCTCTATATTGCCGAAGTAAATGAGCATATATTTGTTTTGGATGCGGGTGCAAAGTATCCAGAAAATGAACAACTTGGTGTGGATGTTGTCGTTCCGAACTTTGAATATTTGGAAGAAAATAAGCACCGAGTAGCAGGAGTCTTTTTATCGCATGGTCATGCGGATGCTATCGGGGCGCTTCCATACCTTCTGGAAAAAGTGAAGGTGCCGGTATTTGGTTCGCATTTGACGATTGAATTAGCAAAATTGATTGTTAAAAATAATAATGCAACGAAAAAATTCAATGATTTTCATGTAATCAATGAGAAGACTGAAATAGATTTTGGGGATTCGGTTGTTTCTTTCTTCCAAACAACTCACTCCATTCCTGAAAGCTTGGGAGTGGTGATTAAAACGGATCAAGGCAATATTGTCTATACTGGTGATTTTAAATTTGACCAGGCGGCAGATAAATTCTACAAGACTGATTTTAGTCGCTTAGCTGAGATTGGTAATGAGGGAGTTTTAGCGCTCTTGTCTGATTCTGCCAATGCAGACAGCAGTGAACAGGGTGCAAGTATGCATGAAGCAAGGGAAGAAATTCTCAATACAATTGCCGATTGGGATGGTCGTATCATTGTTGCAGCAGTTGCCAGCAATATTGTCCGTATCCAACAAATTTTTGATGCTGCGGAAAAAACAGGTCGCCGTATTGTCTTAACGGGTCATGACGTAGAGAACATTGTCCGTACAGCTATTCAACTGAAGAAGTTGCATCTTGTCAGTGAAAAACTACTTGTGAAGCCGAAAGACATTGCGAAGTATGAGGACCATGAGCTCATTATTCTTGAAACAGGTCGTATGGGTGAGCCTTTGAATGGCTTGAGAAAAATGGCTATCGGTAGACACAGGTATGTTGAAATCAAGGATGGAGATCTAGTGTATATTGTTACGACTCCAAGTATTTCAAAAGAAGCGGTGGTAGCCCGTGTTGAAAACTTAGTGTACAAAGCTGGTGGTGTTGTACAATCCATTGCGAAGAAATTGCGCGTGTCAGGTCATGGGAATTCTAGAGATCTTCAATTGATGATGAATATCATGAAGCCTAAATATCTTTTCCCAATCCAAGGGGAATACCGTCAATTGGAGGCTCATGCAAAAGCTGCTCTTGAAATCGGTATGTACCCAGAGAATATTATTATCGTCAAACGCGGTGATGTGATGTCCTTCGAAGATGGAGACTTTGTTCACAATGGTGCCGTACCTTCTGGTGATGTGATGATTGATGGTAATGCAATCGGTGATGTTGGAAATATTGTTCTGCGTGATCGTAAAATTCTCTCTGAAGATGGCATCTTTATTGTAGCTATCACAGTCAATCGTCGTGAAAAGAAAATTATTTCTAAGGCTAAAGTCAATACCCGAGGATTTGTCTATGTCAAGAAGAGTAAGGATATCTTGCGTGAGTCCTCAGAGTTAGTGAATGCAACAGTTGAAAATTACTTTACAAAAGATAGTTTTGACTGGACAGAGTTGAAAACTGCTGTTCGCGATGACCTCGCTAAATTCCTATTTGAACAGACTAAACGTCGCCCAGCTATTTTGCCAGTGATTATGGAAGTTAAATGA
- a CDS encoding ABC transporter ATP-binding protein, translating to MKAIVELKNATKVVTNGFNEERVILDKVNLTIYQGDFITILGGNGAGKSTLFNVIAGTLPLTSGSVHILGEDVSNWPAEKRAKYLARVFQDPKMGTAPRMTVAENLLIAKYRGEGRGLVPRKLSQQIEEFAQLLPRVGNGLEKHLETPAGLLSGGQRQALSLLMASLKQPELLLLDEHTAALDPKTSQSLMQLTDELIATKGMTALMVTHQMEDALRHGNRLIVMKNGQIIQDQTAEEKSKMKLEDYYKLFD from the coding sequence ATGAAAGCAATTGTAGAATTAAAAAATGCTACTAAAGTAGTGACCAATGGATTTAATGAAGAGCGTGTCATCTTAGATAAGGTAAATCTGACCATCTACCAAGGGGATTTTATTACAATTTTAGGTGGTAATGGAGCTGGAAAGTCAACACTTTTTAATGTCATTGCAGGAACCTTGCCCTTGACCAGTGGTTCAGTTCATATTCTTGGTGAGGATGTGAGCAATTGGCCTGCAGAGAAGCGGGCAAAATACTTGGCTCGTGTCTTTCAAGATCCGAAAATGGGAACAGCTCCTCGTATGACGGTGGCTGAAAACCTGCTCATCGCAAAATACCGTGGCGAGGGACGGGGTTTGGTACCACGTAAATTATCTCAACAGATAGAGGAATTTGCTCAACTCTTACCGCGAGTTGGAAATGGTTTGGAAAAACATTTGGAAACGCCAGCGGGGCTTTTATCAGGTGGTCAACGTCAGGCATTGAGTCTTTTGATGGCGAGTTTGAAACAACCAGAATTATTGTTATTGGATGAGCATACTGCTGCACTTGACCCCAAAACCAGTCAATCCTTGATGCAGTTAACAGATGAATTGATTGCGACTAAGGGAATGACTGCGCTTATGGTAACTCATCAGATGGAAGATGCTTTGCGTCACGGCAATCGATTGATTGTCATGAAAAATGGTCAGATTATTCAGGATCAGACTGCTGAAGAAAAATCTAAGATGAAACTGGAAGATTATTATAAGTTGTTTGATTAA